Part of the Spiribacter salinus M19-40 genome, TACAGATCAGAGGCGTAGGCGAAGCTGATTGCCGGCGAGCGATTGTTCCAGTTAAAGCCGATCTGGCGCAGGCTGGATTGACTGAGTTCTACAAAGCGGGCCTGAAGGCGCACGGTGTCGACTGCCGGCGGCGCGCTGGCATCCGTGAAATCGCGAACCATGGGATAGGCTTCAGTGAGTGCCTTGAGTCGACGCTGTGCCGTCTCATTGGTCGGTTGGCCGGTCAGGAGGTATTCCTCGTTGAACCGCTCAAGGCGGACACCATCCACTCGGTACGCCAGGTGTTCAATTTGCTCGCTCGGCACTGACTGCGCGGGCGCCCGAACATGGATCCGATAACGTCCGCTCGAGCCGTTATCACGCCAGACGCGTAAATCGGTCGTGCCAGCTCGACGGGCGAAGATAACCAGCTCATCAGCTGGCTCGACAACCTCGACTTCGGCGATCCGACTGCTAGCGATTGCGACGCGCTTGATACCCGGCACGGCAAGGATAGCGGAGTGGCCGACTTCAATCCGAATCGCTTCTGGATCTGTGCCCGCGCTGGTGACTGGGTGGGTCATCAGGAATAGACACAGCATGAGGGGCAGTGCAGTTTGCAAATGACGGAATGTCATTGCCGATCACCAACGATTACCTCGACCGTGTTCTGCTGCGCAGGGGCTTGTTTTTGCGTCAGCTGAAGGTGTTGGGCGTCAATTAAGAAGTCATCTACCGGCAGGTCGTCGAGCTCACCGCGCAGAGCAACGGCGATCTCGCCCATAGCCTGGGCCTGCGTAATCGTAGCGGCCTCGATTGGTGAGACGGCAAGCGTGATATCACGGTCGGACACGGCTGTGGCCTGGGTGGTCTCTAGCAGATCGGAACCGACGGCCAGCACTGGGATGTCGTTGAGCAGTGGTACGGTCCGGCGGCTACCTTCGTCCCGATAGGTCAGCATCAAATCAATGCGGTCGGCAGGGTATAAAAAGCCGGACAGTGAGGAAGCGCCCATTAAGGGCAGCGATATGGCGCGATCACCGGTCTCCAGGAGCTCTGCGAGGCGGACGCTTTCATCCCGGCGCAGCTGACTGGGGGTGATAGGGCGGCCCGCCGCCACCGATTCTCGGAGCTCGGCGTCGGCGTACGATGACCAGTCCGCCTCGACGAGTGATGTGGTGGGCAAGTAGGTCAAGGGTATCTCTCGTAGCGACACGTTGCCGCTCTCGAGCCTATCGCCGGCGGTAAGGTCTCGACTCGCCACGATCGCGGGCTGAGTCGCATGCTCTGATTGGAGCGCTGCTTCGATTTCTGCGGTGCGGCGCTCCAGTTGGCGGTCACCCAGGACGACACCCAATGTGCCAGCCACCCCAGCGCCAGCAAGAAGAAGAAAGCCTCGGATTGCGGGTTGCATGCGGATATCCGGTTAGAAGGGAAGGGAAAACGTCCAGAGCAGTCGACCTTCGCGGATCGTCAGCCACTCAAGAACACGCTCGACGCCCTGCCAGACGGCGAGCAGGCCAACGCCAATTGCGAGATATTCGCTGGCGCTCATCGCCGTCCTGGCGCCTCAAGAAAGGTAATAGCCGCCGTTGTGGTCGGCGGGTTTGAGACGAGGCGAATATCCAGAAGTGCGCCATGGCGCCGCATCTCGATCCGCCCCGGCTGCTCCGTCGCTGGCGTGTGACGCTCAAGGGCCCAGCCGGTGGCGGTGAAATGGTCAATCAGGGCGCGAGCGGCCTCCGTGACTGGCATGTTGGCTTTCAGGTTAACCAGGCGGCCGTCTTCATCTTGAATGTCTGTTTTTACGTCGAATCCCTGAATACGGGCCTGTTCGGTGTCGCTTGGTGACGAGTTCGCGTCCGGCGACCAGATCACCCCAAGCTCTACGGTGCTGCCATCTGCATGCGCCGTGGCTTGAACCGATCGGCTATTGCGGTCGCGGATCAGCATGAGCCGCTTATCCCCGTCCTCGCCAGCATCGGGGTGTAAGTCACCGGGCCGCTGGTCCCATAATTGCTCGTAATGTGCATAGACTTCGCTCGGCGAGAGTTGGGTCTGGTAGACGAGCATGCAGAAGTCGAGGCCGTTGAACTGCATATTGTCCTGGCGGGTCACGACTTTTGCGCCCGCTGGTAAATCCGCGCGATTGAGCAGCCCATCGCATTGACCGGACGCCCCTGCTGTCTGCCCCGTGAGGCCAGCCAATAGCAGGACAGCGAACACTGGGGCCTGCCAGCGCCTAGCGCGGGCGCGAGAGGACACGTGAGGGCGGAATGAAGTCGGTTGTTCGGGCATATCGGCCTTCCTTGAAAATGGGGAACCGGCCCAGTAAGGGGGCTGGGCGGGTCAGTAGGGATATGGGTTCACTGGCAACAATCTCTTCGGTGCGGCGCTGAAACTCCCGATCCGAATGGGCCTGCCAATCCCTCTCAAGGCGTCCATGCGTTGCACTGAGGGTGATAGGGCTAACGTCATCTGCCTCATCAGATTCAAGTGGCAGACCGTTCACGGTGACGCGATGTCGATGCACGCTCAGTGGCGCCTCGGGAAGGTTGAGCATCTGGCCAGATAGCCCCCCGATGCGCACGGCTCCGGGCACGTATCGGCCATGCGCAATCGCCGCCGAACCCGGTCCCGTTCCGGGTAGGTCTGATGACGACGCAGGGCGTCGTGTGCTGATGGCCATTTCGTCATCCGGGTCGATGAGGTGGCCATTGAGCGCCTGGTGCATTGGATTGGTGCTCACCCCGGCATCTGCGATCGCGCGGGCTGAGATAAGCCCGGCATGGTCACTGCCATGGATACGATCCTGCACAACTTCACGGCTTGGGGTGCCCGTCGCATGCTCCCAGGCGGCATAGCGCGCGCCCATGATGGTTGCTCGCTCGATATCCGCGAGGCGGCCAAGATAATCGACCGCCATGAAAGCTGGCACGAGCACGAGCATCCCGATAACCGTCTCACTGGTCGCGCTCATGAGAAGTCCTTCAGCGAAACCGGTGCGAGTCGCGCTTCCCAGTACGGATTGAAAAGCGTTGCGGGCGCAGTCCGGGATGGGCAGTGTCGGTCATTACGGCAGCTGCTTGGCAGTCGATAGGCAACCTCTCCCGTGCTGAGGTGAGCATGGAGGCCCGCGTCTTGCTCACGGTCAGCGCCTGTCGTCACGACGGCCGGTATAAGAAATTGATAGGGCGATTTCGTCGCGTTTCTGAGGGTCTGGTAGCGCTTAATGCCGCGATAATCACCAGCGAGGGCATCCGCGCTAGCCTGCCCGGAGGCGACGGTTCCCCAGCTACGCCAACGCAGTTTCCCCAGATCGAAAAAGCTCACCTGAAGCCGATCGGCAGACTGCCAGCCACCGGCCGAGGGTAAAGGCGCCTGGTTAGTTGGGCCTTGTTTGCGGAATCGAACGACGTTGAAGAGGCTTTCTGACCACGTTCGCCCCCCGGTGCCATAGCGCGACGTGCGCGAACTGATGCGACCGCGCAGCCATCGAGACAGTTGCCTGTCCTCGTCAATTGTGCTGGCGAGCAGGTGGTTGAATGCGTCGTTGTTCCGGCTGGGTCGACCGGTTTCAATGCGCCTGACGGAAGTGGCCCACCAACTCGCCAGCAGCCCCTGGAGACCCGCGCCGTAGGGGGCTGGAATGGCGCCAGCCGCCTTGAGGTCATTGACCTTGAATGCGTCGTCCGTCTCCTCAACGACCCCCTGCATGACCGCGTTGAGGTGCCACGGCATGATTTCGCGACGCATGTCGAGCTGGGCGGCAGACATTAAATCGGTGAGGGCGTCCAGGCCCTTAATCAAACCGCCGCTGGTTTTCTCCATGGCGGTACGGGCGCCTCGGACGGTCCGGCGCCCGCTCTCCACGGCAGCCCCAATATAGGGAATGTAGCGGGCAAATCGGCTAATCCGGTCGACGGCCTGATCGACGTAGCGAAGCCAGCTGATATAGGCCACCAGATGGCCAACGGCGATGTGGTTCGCAATCATCGCCCGGTTGGTATAGGCCATGAGATTCAGCCGTCTCGCAGTCCATACCGCGCCACTGTAGGCGGCCGCGTCCGCGGCATTGACCAGCGTCGTCTCTGTGCCCAGCGCCTGGGTCGTACGCTGCGTGAGGGCGATCACGGTGGTGATCACCAAGATAATGGCCAGAAGGACGGGAAGCACCTGACCTCGACAAGGATCAGTTTTGCGCATCGTAGTTCTGAAGCGTGGTCTCCTGACCCGCACGGTCAGCGGCCCGCTGAGAGTCACTGTCTGCCTGCTCGACCTGGCTGCTGCCATCCTGACCTGCCATCTCCCGGGCCATGGCGGCCGCTTGATTTGCGATGGTGTCGCCGAAGGCCGAAAAAATGCCGATGCCCGCGACGGCGACGAGGGCGGTAATGATGATGTACTCGGACATTCCCTGGCCGGCCTGACGCCGCCGGGATTGAATCAAATTGCGCATGATGCCCTCCTGACAGTGGTGTTATCTGGAAGGCTAGGGCCTGGCTCAAATGGCGCCCAGTACCACTCGTCCGTCATGGGCATTTGGCCGGTCAGCGGCATTCTTTTGTGGACTGAACGGTACGCAACCAAAGGATCTGGCTGGCGGCGTCCTTCGCGCTGCTGAAGCGCCCAGTGCGCGGATCGTAGGCGGTAGCTCCAGTGTTTGACTCGTAACGTACCGCGAGCAACGCCGGGCCCGCAGGGAGGATTCCGTAGCCCGGAGCGCCTGCGTCAGCATCGCGGCTGGGTTGAACACCGACCGTCTGACAGAGCCAGCGCATGGCGGCTTCGGCGTCATAAGGGATGTCGGACCAGTGCAGAGGATGGCCAAACGCCCGGGCGATCAGGGCGATCGCCCCTTGGTGGCTTGCGCCGGTAGTGGGCATGACGGCCGCAAAGCGGACCCCGAGCGTTGGCGAAGGGGGCGTGTCGTCTGAGCTGATTCGCGTTAATACCGCAAGGAGAATGACCAGTCCTGCCGCTGTGGCCCATCGCTTGGTCACTGGCTTGGTTTGACGCGGTGAACGACGGACTTTCGTGGTCATCGCCGCGCCGATACAAAGGGTTCCCGCGATGATCCAGGGCGCGTGAGGATTCGGTTGTGTTTGCTGGGCAATGGGCATTTCAACCCGTGCAACCCCCGGCTTGTAAAAAGGCAGCAGCGTGCGGGCAGGCCCATCTGGCGAGAGCAGCGCCGTGGGCCCACCATTACCGACCAGCAGCATGAATAATCCGGTGCGAGCGGCTTGTAAGTGGGCCATGTCCTGGTGAACCCGGGCCAGGCGTTGGTTGGCGATGTAGGCGCTGTTAAGTGGGCTGATGAGGACCTGCGCACCCTCAGTCAGTGCCTGGTCAACGGCGCGTTGATTGAGTGCATCTGAGCAGATCAGGACGCCGACCCGGATGCCATCGATCTCCGCCACCAGTGGTGACGCCGGCGTGGCAGCCAGATAGTGCTCGGCGCCGGGCAGTGGGTCACGCTTGCGGATATGCACGGTGGGGTTGTCGCCCCGGCTAACGATCGCGACGCTTTGTAACTCACCGGGCGCTCTATAGCTGTACCCATGCGTAATCTGTGCCGATCCGTCGGGTGCCCGGACCGCCGCCCGCGCATTGAGATACCCCGGTATGGCAGCCTCGGGCCACACCCACCAATCTGCATCCAGCGCTCGGGCTTGCTTGCGGAGGTGCTCTTGTCTTGCTTGCCACTGCTCGAGCACGTGATCGCCAAGCATGAAGTCGCGAGTGACTGGGTGTGTCGCAGTTTGTATAGCCGCGATTGATCGGGTTTCGACACCTGACTGCGTAGGCTTGGTCATTGCGATGCCAGGGGTCAAAAGCACAGCGAGATGGACTGTGGTGACCAGCGTTAGGCCGCGCGGCATGGCCCGACAGCGGAAAGTCTCAGTGAGGCCAATCGCGGTAAGCGCCTGCAGCGTGACGATGAGCAGATCGACGCCCACAACGCCAAAGGCCGCAACGGCCGCCGTTGCCCACGCAGCGGGCATCGCCAATAGCGCTAGTGAGAGCGGTGCGCCGATCTCGCGGGCTGCCGCTAGCCCTGCGACAAAAAGCCAGCCGCCTAAGACAACGCGCAATGCGCCCAGTCGCACCGCGCACGGGTTGACCAGTGTGGTGGCAATGGCAACGCTCGTCGCCAGGGCTAAGAGCAGTGCCAGGGAGGGCACAGGTTCGCGGATAAGCGCGTCACCCAGCGACCAGATCACAGGGGTCAGGACAACGGGCGTGCTCTGGAGCCATGGGGCTGTGCTTCCGCGGCGAAGACCAATGAACCAAGGCGTCAGCCAGACCAGTGCAAGGCCATCTATCTGGAACGGCGGCAAGGCGAGCACGCCGAGCACCCCGCTCAAAATACCCCCCAAAGTCAGTGATCCTGATGCGGAGCAGGGCTGTTCAAACCCTCTAAGGCCTGACGTATCGCAACGAGGCCAGGCCGAGCCGCCGTCACTGGCGCTAGCGCTTCGTGATCGGCCAGCAATTCACGGGCGGACTGAAGGTGCACCATTGCCAGGTTGTAGGTGGCGAGCACGTGGCCAGGCTCGCGCTCAAGGGCTGTTTTAAAGTGCTGTTGGGCCGCCTCTGAGCGGTTTGACTGGTAAGCCATGTTGCCCAGTTGCAGATGTGCCACCGCGATCTCTGGATAGTCCGTGGCAATGGACATGTAAAGCCGTTCGGCTTTTTCGATCTCACCCGCGCGCAGCGCTGCGGCAGCACCGTCGAGTTGTTGGATCAGCGCTGGCGTGCGTCCTGTAGGTTGATTAGCCGAGTGCGTGGCACAGCCCATCAACACCATCCCGAGAATGAGGCCGACGATCGGCTTTGAGAGAGTGCTCATGCCGCGCATAACAACTCCCGGGTAAAGCGGGTGCCAGGCCGGATGCGCTGGCTTGCACCCGCCATCATTTCAAGACAGAAACGGGTACCGCGAGGTGTTCTGACCAGACGCCACGGCGGCACGTGGCAGCGACAGGCAATCACCTGGAGTTGTTCGTCGAAATACACGATATCGATTGGAAAGCGCATGCCGAAGGTGTGTAGGGCGCTGCGGGTCGTCAGCATTAACCCACACCCTGGCTTCGGGGGTGAGTGTGAACCCAGCAAGCCGATCAGGTGGGCGAAAAATCCGTGTGCGATATGGGCCGTGATGACCCATTCGTCCGGACCTGTGGAATGGAGGTGCCAGGTGTTCATCAAAGCCCGCTATCCATGAATTGCAGTGCAATGGGAAATCCGATGATCAGAAATGTCACCGGGAAGAGCAGCGCTACCAGGGGTAAAAGCATCCTCACGGGTGCCTCATTGGCCTTCTTCTCGGCAGCGGCAAACCTCTCCCGGCGACCCTGTCGAGCCTGATCGGCCAGGACGGGACTGATTGCCGCACCGGTCTCATCTGCCTGAATCACTGCGCCGACAAAACTTTTTACACAGCGAAGTTGGGTGCGCGCGGCAAGCCCGGCGAGCGCATCCTGGCGACTGAATCCTGTGCGAATTTCCCGATTGAGACGCTGGCACTCCACCTTTAGTGGGCCATTTGGCAAGTGCTCGCCAGTCTGGGCCAATGCCGTTCCAAACCCCATGCCGGCGCGCACGGTGAGTGCGAGCAGTTCAAGCAAACCCGGAAAATGGCGTTCGATCGATCGCTGTCGTCGCTTGCGTTGTTCGAACAGCCACAGATCCGGGTAAGCTGCTCCGAGGAATGCCGCGATAATAGAAACGGAGACGGTTTTGATGAGTGCGCCAGCGAGGAGAAGGAGCACACTAGCGGCCATCAGCATCGCGCCGAGCCCTGTGAGCGCGCGGAGTGCGACCAGCTCACCGGGTAGGATGGCGTACCCAACGCCGGCGCAGTCGAGGCGTTGCTGGAGTCGACCCTGTTGCTGTGCGGAGAGGGTTAGCCACAGCGCAATTTGACGTGCCGTTGGCAGCAATAGTCGGAACAAGCGGGGCGCAGGGTCACGCCAGCGGTCCGTTTTATCGCGCGCCGGATGGCGGGCGAGCTCGACCAGCCCCGTTAACGCCCCGGCGCTAGCAAGGCCGAGCAATGCAGGCACCGCGAGGCCTTCGATCTCAGATATCAATGCTGACGATCCGTCGAATGGAC contains:
- the cpaB gene encoding Flp pilus assembly protein CpaB; translated protein: MQPAIRGFLLLAGAGVAGTLGVVLGDRQLERRTAEIEAALQSEHATQPAIVASRDLTAGDRLESGNVSLREIPLTYLPTTSLVEADWSSYADAELRESVAAGRPITPSQLRRDESVRLAELLETGDRAISLPLMGASSLSGFLYPADRIDLMLTYRDEGSRRTVPLLNDIPVLAVGSDLLETTQATAVSDRDITLAVSPIEAATITQAQAMGEIAVALRGELDDLPVDDFLIDAQHLQLTQKQAPAQQNTVEVIVGDRQ
- a CDS encoding Flp family type IVb pilin — encoded protein: MRNLIQSRRRQAGQGMSEYIIITALVAVAGIGIFSAFGDTIANQAAAMAREMAGQDGSSQVEQADSDSQRAADRAGQETTLQNYDAQN
- a CDS encoding DUF192 domain-containing protein; this encodes MNTWHLHSTGPDEWVITAHIAHGFFAHLIGLLGSHSPPKPGCGLMLTTRSALHTFGMRFPIDIVYFDEQLQVIACRCHVPPWRLVRTPRGTRFCLEMMAGASQRIRPGTRFTRELLCAA
- a CDS encoding type II secretion system F family protein; protein product: MISEIEGLAVPALLGLASAGALTGLVELARHPARDKTDRWRDPAPRLFRLLLPTARQIALWLTLSAQQQGRLQQRLDCAGVGYAILPGELVALRALTGLGAMLMAASVLLLLAGALIKTVSVSIIAAFLGAAYPDLWLFEQRKRRQRSIERHFPGLLELLALTVRAGMGFGTALAQTGEHLPNGPLKVECQRLNREIRTGFSRQDALAGLAARTQLRCVKSFVGAVIQADETGAAISPVLADQARQGRRERFAAAEKKANEAPVRMLLPLVALLFPVTFLIIGFPIALQFMDSGL